The following proteins come from a genomic window of Pseudochaenichthys georgianus chromosome 19, fPseGeo1.2, whole genome shotgun sequence:
- the LOC117464546 gene encoding synaptic vesicle membrane protein VAT-1 homolog, which yields MMSGEEAPTLQPEQEKQPDEEPPPAASEAPQQSGSSSPAAAEEQPLSIRALVLTGYGGYDKVKLQVKTQKQQLAAGEVLVRVKACGLNFAELMGKQGLYELLPPPPVTLGMEGSGVIEAVGEDVKDRKVGDRVIMLIRSGMYQEVVVVAAGNTFPMPEQMSFEEGAALPVNYLTAYLMLFESANLKPGKSVLVHMAAGGVGVAVTQLCQTVPDVTVFGTASASKHEIISQGGVTHPIDYRTKDYVEEVRKISPKGVDIVLDPLGGSDTQKGFSLLKPLGMLIVFGAANCVTGQKKNLLAMAKTWYNQLSLSMLKLMQTNKGVCGFHLGYIPDEQLIVRTMGKLLELYSQGKIKPRIDSCYHFEEATDAMKRMHERQNIGKVILLPEAKKEEWVPKSNPEPVENVEKTEAAVNEKKEETTEEVKAEE from the exons ATGATGTCTGGCGAAGAGGCTCCAACTCTGCAGCCTGAGCAGGAGAAGCAGCCCGACGAGGAGCCTCCCCCGGCGGCATCAGAGGCTCCGCAGCAGTCCGGGAGCAGCAGCCCTGCGGCGGCCGAGGAGCAGCCTCTCTCCATCCGGGCTCTGGTCCTCACGGGCTACGGGGGCTATGATAAAGTGAAGCTGCAGGTGAAGACGCAGAAGCAGCAGCTGGCCGCGGGAGAAGTGTTGGTGCGCGTGAAGGCGTGCGGGCTGAACTTCGCGGAGCTGATGGGCAAACAGGGTCTGTACGAGCTGCTTCCCCCCCCGCCCGTCACCCTGGGCATGGAGGGCTCCGGGGTCATCGAGGCGGTCGGGGAGGATGTGAAAGACAGGAAG GTGGGGGATCGGGTCATCATGTTGATCCGCAGCGGCATGTACCAGGAAGTGGTCGTTGTGGCCGCTGGCAACACCTTCCCCATGCCCGAGCAGATGAGCTTTGAGGAGGGAGCTGCGCTGCCCGTCAACTACCTCACCGCCTACCTGATGCTGTTCGAGTCGGCCAACCTGAAGCCAGGCAAGAGTGTCCTGGTCCATATGGctgcag GTGGTGTCGGTGTCGCCGTTACCCAGCTCTGTCAGACTGTGCCAGATGTGACGGTTTTTGGCACGGCCTCAGCCTCCAAACATGAGATCATTTCCCAAGGCGGCGTAACTCACCCCATCGACTACCGCACCAAAGACTACGTGGAGGAAGTCCGCAAAATCAGCCCCAAGG GAGTGGACATCGTCCTGGACCCCCTCGGTGGTTCAGACACCCAGAAAGGCTTTAGTTTGTTGAAGCCTTTGGGCATGCTTATAGTCTTTG GCGCGGCCAATTGTGTGACGGGTCAGAAGAAGAACCTGTTGGCCATGGCGAAGACCTGGTACAACCAGCTGTCGCTCAGCATGCTGAAACTGATGCAGACCAACAAGGGCGTCTGCGGCTTCCACCTGGGCTACATCCCCGATGAGCAGCTGATCGTCCGCACCATGGGGAAGCTGCTGGAGCTCTACAGCCAGGGCAAGATCAAGCCCCGCATCGACTCCTGCTACCACTTTGAGGAG GCGACTGATGCCATGAAGCGAATGCACGAACGCCAAAACATCGGGAAAGTCATCCTTCTTCCTGAAGCGAAGAAAGAGGAATGGGTGCCAAAGTCCAACCCTGAGCCGGTAGAAAATGTGGAAAAAACTGAAGCTGCCGTCAACGAGAAGAAGGAAGAGACCACAGAGGAAGTTAAAGCCGAGGAATGA
- the LOC117465009 gene encoding probable phosphatase phospho1 — protein sequence MTAPPNLSHAAPQQQRFLVLFDFDETIINENSDDAVVRALPGQHLPDWLRNSYREGHYNEHMQKVLVYMAEQGVSEDSIRSAVEKIQPSPGLLSLFQYLHSHQQDFELAVVSDANMYIIETWLERAGVRHLFRKIFTNPASFGDTGCLVLLPFHSHSCSCCPENMCKQVILREYLAGRQKERGGAPFQKVFYIGDGANDICPSLALGPRDTAFPRRDFPMHKLLLERQQAQAAKFKANVIPWVSGEDIVDCLKKIMEER from the coding sequence ATGACAGCTCCACCAAACCTGAGCCATGCAGCGCCGCAGCAACAGCGCTTTTTGGTGTTGTTCGACTTTGATGAGACCATCATCAATGAGAACAGCGATGATGCTGTGGTACGAGCTCTACCGGGCCAACACCTCCCCGACTGGCTGAGAAACAGCTACAGGGAGGGGCACTACAACGAGCACATGCAGAAGGTCCTGGTCTACATGGCGGAGCAGGGTGTGTCCGAGGACTCCATCCGTTCAGCAGTGGAGAAGATCCAGCCCTCCCCCGGCCTCCTGAGCCTCTTCCAGTACCTGCACAGCCACCAGCAGGACTTTGAGCTGGCAGTAGTCTCTGACGCCAACATGTACATCATCGAGACGTGGCTGGAGCGTGCCGGCGTGCGTCACCTTTTCCGGAAGATTTTCACAAACCCGGCAAGTTTCGGTGACACCGGCTGCCTCGTGCTGCTCCCGTTCCACTCCCACTCGTGCTCCTGTTGCCCTGAAAACATGTGCAAGCAGGTGATCCTTCGAGAGTATCTGGCAGGCCGGCAAAAGGAGCGTGGAGGCGCCCCCTTCCAGAAAGTGTTCTATATCGGAGATGGGGCCAATGATATATGTCCCTCTTTGGCTCTGGGGCCCCGGGACACTGCTTTCCCCAGGAGGGACTTCCCCATGCACAAGCTGCTTCTGGAGAGGCAGCAGGCCCAGGCGGCCAAGTTCAAGGCAAACGTCATTCCCTGGGTCAGTGGAGAGGACATAGTGGACTGCCTGAAGAAAATAATGGAGGAGAGAtga